From the Euphorbia lathyris chromosome 6, ddEupLath1.1, whole genome shotgun sequence genome, one window contains:
- the LOC136232827 gene encoding signaling peptide TAXIMIN 1-like yields the protein MSCCCGEDCECRPLGFLLGLPFAFLALIISLVGILVWIVGLLLSCICPCCLCATVLVELALGLIKAPLLIIKWFTSKIPC from the exons ATGTCTTGCTGCTGCGGAGAAGATTGTGAATGCAGGCCTTTAGGGTTCCTTTTAGGCCTCCCCTTTGCGTTTCTTGCCCTAATCATCTCTCTCGTTGGGATCCTTGTATGGATTGTGGG GTTGTTGTTGAGTTGCATATGCCCATGCTGCTTATGTGCGACGGTTCTTGTTGAGTTGGCTCTGGGTTTGATAAAAGCTCCACTTCTCATCATCAAATGGTTCACTTCCAAGATTCCATGTTAG
- the LOC136232825 gene encoding pentatricopeptide repeat-containing protein At1g28690, mitochondrial-like, with protein MKIANLVHVRPFIFSPSHTRNLHGPVNPLFPPNEECIFLRTATALQNYINSETPSHGQKVHSYILKSGFRPNTNISIKLLILHLKCGCLKYARQLFDELPRQTLSAYNYMIGGYLKHGLVTESINLARRLVLEGHRPDGITLSMILKASTIGGNVISQGNSGSVVHTQIVKSDVQADDVLFTALVDSYVKCGRIDYARKVFDLMIEKSVICSTSMISGYMNQGSVEDAEVIFMKTIKKDVVVFNAMIEGYSKSVETAKKSLEVYVEMQRFGFSPNISSFASVIGACSTLVGFEIGQQVHGQLFKSEFVSHIKMGSALVDMYAKCGKVEDAQRVFDHMPEKNVFSWSSMIDGYGKNGRPIEALEHFNRMKECGVEPNYVTFLGALSACSHAGFVAKGHEIFESMARDYSLKPRMDHYACMVDLLGRAGSLSLAWDFVMGMPEKPNSDVWAALLSSCNLHGDVEMANVAANELFKLNAAGRPGAYVALSNALATAGKWDSVSEVREIMKSRGVLKDTASSWIGTESVSKTSRWGENAN; from the coding sequence ATGAAAATTGCGAACCTAGTCCATGTTAGACCTTTCATTTTCTCACCATCCCATACCCGTAACTTACATGGACCCGTAAATCCACTCTTCCCACCAAACGAAGAATGCATCTTTCTGCGTACTGCTACAGCTCTTCAAAATTACATAAACTCAGAGACTCCTTCTCACGGCCAAAAGGTCCATTCCTATATTTTAAAAAGTGGTTTTAGACCCAATACCAATATCTCCATTAAACTTCTCATTCTCCATCTGAAATGCGGATGTTTGAAGTATGCACGCCAGTTGTTCGATGAATTGCCTCGCCAAACTCTTTCGGCTTATAATTACATGATTGGCGGGTATTTGAAACATGGATTGGTTACAGAGTCGATTAATTTGGCGCGTAGGTTGGTTCTTGAGGGTCATAGGCCTGATGGTATCACTTTATCCATGATTTTGAAGGCTTCCACTATTGGGGGTAATGTAATTTCACAAGGTAATTCAGGGAGTGTAGTGCATACGCAGATAGTCAAATCAGATGTTCAGGCAGATGATGTTCTTTTTACAGCCCTTGTTGACTCATATGTGAAGTGTGGAAGGATTGACTATGCAAGGAAAGTTTTTGACTTGATGATTGAAAAAAGTGTGATTTGTTCTACATCCATGATTTCTGGATACATGAACCAAGGTTCTGTAGAAGATGCTGAAGTGATTTTTATGAAGACTATTAAGAAAGATGTGGTGGTTTTCAATGCAATGATTGAAGGTTATAGCAAATCAGTTGAAACAGCTAAAAAATCTCTTGAGGTTTACGTTGAGATGCAGCGATTTGGTTTCAGCCCCAATATATCGAGTTTTGCAAGTGTCATTGGGGCTTGTTCCACATTGGTGGGATTTGAGATTGGACAGCAAGTTCATGGTCAGCTTTTTAAGAGTGAGTTTGTTTCCCACATAAAGATGGGAAGTGCTCTTGTAGACATGTATGCAAAATGTGGAAAAGTGGAGGATGCTCAAAGAGTTTTCGATCACATGCCGGAGAAGAATGTATTTTCGTGGTCTTCCATGATCGATGGATACGGAAAGAATGGAAGGCCAATTGAAGCACTTGAGCATTTTAACAGGATGAAAGAGTGTGGTGTTGAGCCCAATTATGTTACATTTCTTGGTGCTCTATCAGCTTGTTCACATGCTGGGTTTGTTGCTAAAGGCCATGAGATCTTTGAGAGCATGGCAAGGGATTACTCACTGAAACCAAGGATGGATCATTATGCCTGCATGGTTGACCTGTTGGGGCGCGCTGGAAGTTTAAGTTTAGCATGGGATTTCGTAATGGGGATGCCTGAGAAACCAAATTCTGATGTTTGGGCAGCTTTGCTTAGTTCATGTAATCTGCATGGTGATGTAGAGATGGCAAATGTAGCAGCCAATGAACTTTTTAAGCTGAATGCTGCAGGTCGGCCTGGCGCATATGTTGCATTATCTAATGCATTAGCAACTGCTGGGAAATGGGATAGTGTAAGTGAAGTTAGGGAGATAATGAAGTCAAGGGGTGTATTGAAAGATACTGCTAGCAGTTGGATTGGGACTGAAAGTGTTTCAAAAACTTCAAGATGGGGGGAAAATGCAAACTAA